The sequence below is a genomic window from Bdellovibrionota bacterium.
AATGCTTCTCGACGGCCCGGATCTGCGTCGTTTTTCCGCAACCCTCCAGTCCTTCGAACGTAATAAATTTTGCGCGCCTAGCCATCCGTGCCGGCATGATGGCCGTCGCCGATTTTGAAGTCAAACGCCGCCTTGACGGGCGGCGAAGGGGGCGCTACGAACTTCCGTGTGAAAAAGGTTCATCTTCTCTTCTTGTGCACGGGGAACAGCATTCGAAGTCAGATCGCGGAAGGATATGCGAGATATTTCGGACAGGATCGCTTCGAGGTGATGAGCGCCGGGGTTTCGCCGAGCGGGATTCACCCGTTGACGATGCAAGTTATGCGCGAGGACGCTGTGGATATCGCAGGCCAGTGGTCGAAATCGGTGTACGACCTCGATTTAAGCCATCTCGAATATTTG
It includes:
- a CDS encoding arsenate reductase ArsC, which codes for MKKVHLLFLCTGNSIRSQIAEGYARYFGQDRFEVMSAGVSPSGIHPLTMQVMREDAVDIAGQWSKSVYDLDLSHLEYLVTVCGSAKEKCPALPSRVRQEHWPIEDPIGVTGTDRERMEKFRAVRDEIRARVKDLLARLTPATVSVPIPR